The genomic stretch ATAGGCATGTTTGAAGACGCTGTCGCGATAGCCAAATGCACAATCAGCATTTGAGAAATGCAATAGTTCATGTGTTTCCAGATGCCAGGCCACTACTTTTTCAATCACTTCCTTTACTTCTACGCCATAAGCACCAATATTCTGCACCGGACTGGCTCCCACGCTGCCAGGTATCAATGCCAGATTCTCCACGCCTGCATACTGGTTGCCTACACAAAACATCACAAACCGATGCCAGTTTTCACCACCACCCACTTTTAGCCACACCTCGTCGGCTGTTTCCCTGATCACGGCTATTCCTTTGATTTCATTTTTCAGCACCAATCCATCTACATCGCGCGTGAAAAGAATATTGCTGCCTTCACCCAAAACCAGTGTGGGCATGGACTTCCAGAGATCGGCAATCAGCAGTTCTTCCAGCTCTTCCATCTGCCGGATGGGAGCAAAATAACGCGCACAGGCCTCCACACCGAAAGTATTGTGTTTTTTCAGGGAATAATGTTCTTCCAGCGGCATACAGAAGGGTTGTGGCTTTTCCATCTGCAAAATAATCACAAAAACCAGGAGTTGCAGCCGAAAAATTTTAAACGTAGTTGTAACACTTAAAATAATTTTCTACTTTTACGCCGAACGAAAATTCCTTATTGCCACACTCTAAATGCTGAAGACATGAACAAATGCTTTTCATCGCTTAGCTTTCTGCTGCTGGCTTTTAGTCTGCATATCCAAGCTCAGCCACAGGCCACGGTTCTGGTAAATGATGCCCAGGCTCATCAAACCATCAGCCGTTACATTTATGGTATGTTTTCCGAACATCTGGGTCGGGATATTTATGACGGGATCTGGGTGGGGAAAAATTCATCCATTCCCAACAAAGATGGCATCCGGCTGGATGTGGTGGAAGCACTGAAACGCATCCATGTGCCGGTAATGCGCTGGCCAGGCGGCTGTTTTGCCGATGAGTATCACTGGAAAGATGGTGTGGGCGATCCTGCACAAAGACCAAAAACCATCAATACCAACTGGGGTGGGGTTACAGAAACCAATGCATTTGGTACACATGAATTTCTGGAATTCTGCCGGCTGGTGGGCTGCGATCCCTACATTGCCGGCAACGTGGGCAGCGGTACCGTGCAGGAAATGTCCGAATGGGTGGAATACCTGAATTCCAACCAGGAAAGCAGCATAACCGAATGGCGCAAACGCAACGGACAAGATTCGGCCTGGAAGGTGCCTTTCTGGGGCGTAGGCAATGAAAGCTGGGGATGCGGTGGCAATATGACGCCGGAATATTATGCTGATCTGTATCGCCGCTATGCATCGTTTTGCAAGAATTATCCCGGCGCTCCGCTGAAAAAAATTGCCAGTGGCCCGAACGGGCATGACCTGCATTGGATGGAGGTGTTGCTGCAGGATATCCCGCATTGGATGATGTGGGGTATTTCCTTGCATTACTATACCGTGCCTACGGGCAACTGGAGCCATAAAGGCTCAGCCACCGATTTTGGGGAAGACCAATATTTCAGCACGCTGAAACGCGGATTGTACATGGATCAGATATTAAACGACCAGGAAGCCCTGATGAATCGGTATGATCCGCAAAAGAGGCTGGCACTGGTGGTAGATGAATGGGGCGTGTGGACGGATGTGGAGCCCGGCACCAATCCGGCTTTCCTCTATCAGCAGAACAGCCTGCGTGATGCATTGCTAGCTGCCGCCACACTGAATATTTTCAATCAGCACTGCGATCGTGTGCGCATGGCCAATCTGGCGCAAACGGTGAATGTCCTGCAATCCGTAATTCTTACTCATGGGCCACAGATGGTGCTTACGCCCACGTATTGGGTGTTTGATCTGTACCAGGTGCATCAGGATGCCCGGCTGGTGCCGCTGCAGCTGCAAACGCCCAGCTATGTATTTGGCGATGATTCGCTGCCGGCCATCAATGCGTCGGCATCTGTGGATAGCACAGGGGCAATGCATATCTCGCTGGTAAATATAGATCCGCACCATGCTATTCCCGTGAAAATGGAATTTTCCGGGTCGGACGGCTGGAAATTTGCGGGCGGACAACTGCTGACTTCCGCTCGTGTCAATGATTGCAACACATTTGAACGTCCCGATCTGATTCGCCCCACGAGCTTCAGCGATGTGCGGCAATCGGGCAATGTGTGGACGGTACAAATGCCGGCGAAATCAGTGGTTGTGCTCACCTTGAAAAAATGAGCTGCATAAGGCTAATGGGGGGAAGATTCTTATGACTCTTCCTATGATTTCAGGCCATCAATGGAGGTGAATATGTAGCTGCCGCAGGCTGGAAGATGCTGAACGGTTGCCCTTGGTCAATTGTCTTTATGTTCAATCTGTTACCAATTTATCAGCGCTTTTGCTGCATTTATCCCTAACTTTGCGCCTGATTTTTTGAACATTTTCAATGAATTGTCCATGCAACTTGCATCACGTCTAAACCGCATTGCAGAATCGCAAACCATCCGGATGGCCAAACTGGGCCGGGAATTAAAAGCACAGGGCATTGATGTGATTGATCTGAGCATCGGTGAGCCTGATTTTGATACGCCGGCACATATCAAGGAAGCCGCTAAAAAAGCACTGGATGAAGGTTATACGCATTATCCGCCGGTGCCGGGCTATCCCGAACTGCGCAAAGCCATCGCCGAAAAACTGAAAACGGAAAACAACTGGGAAGTAGCTCCGGAACAAATTGTGGTATCAAACGGCGCCAAGCAGGCCATTGCCAATATCATGCTGAGCCTGCTGGACCCCGGTGATGAAGTCATTATTCCCACGCCGTACTGGGTATCGTATGCCGATATCACCAAACTGGCCGAAGGTACGCCGGTATTTGTGCGTTGCGGATATGAACAACAATACAAACTAAAACCCGAACAGCTTGAACAAGCCATCACACCACGCACAAAGGCCATTATTTATTCATCGCCTAGCAATCCCACAGGTGCACTGTACAGCAAAGAAGAGCTAGCAGCTCTTGCTGATGTGCTGCGCCGCCATCCGCATGTGTTTATCATCTCCGATGAGATTTATGAATACATCAATTATGTGGGCCAACATCAAAGCATCACCCAGTTTCAGAATCTGATACCTCGCACCATAGTAATCAATGGATTCAGCAAAGGCTTTGCAATGACGGGCTGGCGCCTGGGCTATTCCGTTTCACCATTGCCTATAGCCAAAGCATGTGATACCATTCAGGGACAGTTTACATCCGGTGCCAATGCTTTTGCCCAGCGCGGAGCTCTTTATGCCCTGCAAAGCAGCCGCGAAGCCTGCACGCAAATGGTACAGGCGTTCAGGGAAAGAAGGGATTTCATGGTGAAAGCTTTGCAACAGATTCCTGGTTTGCGTTTTCATGTGCCGGAGGGAGCTTTTTATCTGTTTCCTGAAGTGAAGGCTTATTTTGGTAAAACTGATGGTAAGCATCACATTGGCAATGCCGATGATTTAGCCATGTATTTGCTTCACAAAGCACATGTTTCCACCGTAACAGGCACTGCATTCGGGGAGCCCGACTGTATCCGGCTTTCCTATGCCAATTCTCTGGAGAAATTATCCATTGCCATGGAACGCATTCGGGAAGCCTTGCAGCAATTGCACTGATTGGCTCATAGCTGAATACAAATAAAACACACATAAAAACAGCATCTGCTTGTGATCATGCAGATGCTGTTTTGTTTGAGGAGCATTTTATCATTCCATCCAGATATGCATGTTGCACAGCAATCATCAGGACTGTCGTGCATTTCGGGATGATTTTTTCCATTCCCATACAACAGCCGCAACTACGATTAAAATCAGGAAGAGGGAAGCCCAGAATGAAATGCGCTGGCCTAGGAAGTAGGTATTCGGGTGAAAACGGAATACAATTTCATGCGTGCCCGCCGGTATATACAATCCGCGCAACAGGTAATTGACGCGTACGATGGGCATTTCCTTGCCATCCACATAAGCTTTCCATCCGGCCGGATAATAGATATCCGAGAACACGGCAAAACCGTTGTGGTTGTTTTGCGATGCATAGTGCAATTCATTAAGCCCATAGCTGGTGAGGCGGATATGTGCACTGCTGTCGGTTTCAAACTGAGCGGCCGGCAACTGATGCTGGTAGCGGCGATCAATGATAACGGTGGTAGCAGGATCGAAATTATTCAGGCTCAGCATTTCAGAATCGGCATTGGCGGCCCATTGCACCTGGCTAATGAACCAGGCATTGCCCAGCGCATGGGAATTTTTTACCGGTGTAGCCTGGGGATTCAGAATGAAATAACGGGTATTCAGCATATTCAACACGGGCGATTGGCTGAAGGCATTCAATATCGTACTGTCTGACTGGGTCGCTGTCTGCAAAATGCTGTACAAACGGGTAATAGCAGGCATCAGCTGATAGTCAATGAGATCCTGATATCGCCATAATTTAGCCGGACTATAACCGCCAATAGATTTTACAAAATAGGAAGTCAATGCATCGTTGAAAATATTGTTTAACCCCACGCTTAAATTGAGTACCCGGAAATAGGGATCGGGATCCTGCTGGATATGCTGAATGGCAGGTGAAGGTTGAAAAATCTGTTGAAGCGAAAGCTCATCCGTAAAATTCTGGTCATTCAGATATCTTTTATCTACAGCCCACAGATCAATGAGAATGGATAATCCGGCAATGATGAAAAACAGATGGGGCTTGATTTTATGCTGAATCCACAACCAGATAAGCACAGCAATGATAGCTATCCATATAAAACTGCGAAGTGCATCGTGATGCAAAAGCGAAGCCCGGTCATCCCGCAGGGCATTTACAATGGTCTGCCCCAGCTGTGAATTGCCGATGGCTTGCATAAGCTGATCATCATTGGGTGAATTATAATTTACCAGCATTCCGCTTCCTACTATCAGCAACAAAACACCCATGATGATGGCAGTGTATTTCCACACACGCAGCAAATCAGCTTTCTTCCATTTGCTGTGGATGAGTTCCTGCAATGTCCAGGCTGCCATCCAAACGAAGGTGAGCTGCGGAATAACCATGGCCATGGAAGGCGAGCGGAATTTGTTGTATAAAGGCAGATGGTAAAACAAAAAATCATTGATAAAGGCCAGATGCTTGCCCCAGCTGAGGATGATACCGATGGCCGTAGCTGCAATCAGCCACCATTTGTGTGGACTTTTGATGAGGAAACAACCCAGCAAAAACAAAAAGCAAATGATGGCACCGAAATACACGGGTGAAGTAAAAGGCTGAGGTCCCCAGTAGGCATATTGCAGGATCTGGGCAGCCACATTGCCTGCCTGTTGTCCGGCTATGCCTTGCTGGTTGAGGGTTTGATAAACATGCGAATCTTCCACCTGTGTGGGTGTAACAGGTCCACCGTACACATTGGGAATTAAAATGGAAAAAGTTTCCAGTTTACCTAAGCTCCATTGAAAAGCATAATCAATATTTAATCCGCCTTTGCCTACCTCTTCATTTTTTTTCGCCAGTGTAAGTTCACTCTGGCTATCGCGGATGGAATACCTGGCATATTCACGTGTGATAAGCAGATTGTCGGCTGCAGGCAATAAGGCCAATATAGCTGCAAGGATTAAAATCAATGTAGCAATCAGAAATTGTCTGAACTGATGCTGCCGCAACCGGATAATCAGAAAACCCACCACCATGCAGGCGCCCAGAATGGCTGCATAGTACATGATCTGCAGGTGATTGTTGTACACCATCATCGCTGCCATCAGTGCGGTAACTACTCCGCCGATGATCCATTTGCCGCGATACAATAACCACATACCTGCCAGTACCAGAGGCATATAGGCCATGCTCATCATTTTGGTGATATGTCCCGCGCCGATGATGATAACGTTGTAGGATGAAAAACCAAAAGCCACCGCTCCGATCAAGCAAATGATATAATCGAATCCCAGCACGGTAAGCAGCACATACATGCCCAGCATAGCCAGAAACAACATATTCACCGGTGATGGAAGATTCAGGGTAAATACAAGGTTGCCATACTGCAGCAGATTGGCTGTAGGACCTGTAAAAATCAGATAGCTGGGCATGCCGCAAAACATGCTGTTGGTCCATAACGGATGCTGCCCGGTTTGTGCATAATAATCTTTGGCTTCCTTGCTCATGCCTTCCACTTGCACCATATCCGATTGCTGCAGCACTTCGCCCTGCAATACAGGACTGCAGTAAGCAAATCCGAGTATGATGAAAATGACAATCGCAATCAGATGGGGATATACTTTTCGCCAGAGATGACCACTGGGTTTGCCGGTTGTGTGTTGCATGGGATAGAATTATATCGGCCAAATATAGAAGGAATTTCGAAAACAATGATTTGCAGATGATGCATCAAAAACCGATGATATTTTCTGCAACAGAAACGTTTCAAAAGCAGCACCTGCCTGTCAGGAACAGTAAGCGTAATCTTCCAGATAACTGTAACGGGGTGTGAGTTTGCCGTTCAGCAAAATGGTTGCTTTTTCCAGGATTACACTTTGTTCCTGCAACAATTCTGGTATCACGTATTTGATCAGTTGTTCTCCGAAATAGCGGGAAGCATCGCGCGGCAATTCATCCGGCAGATTACCCACGCACATCATATCAACTGTATGCGGCAGATAGGGTGGTAATTTTTGCCGGGTGCATCGATCTACACCGTACACCGGATCTTCAATTGTACTATCGCCCAGGTTGCAGGGAACCGATCCCTCTTTGTCGTTGGTAATATCGGCAATCACACGAATGCGGAAATGCGGATTGCAGAGATCATCCCAGGTAAACAAAGGCGCCATGCTCTGTTCCCAGTAAATGCCGTTCATCAGGATATCGGCAGCCGTGGTAAAAGGCAGGAATTTGCATTCATATTCTTTTGGATGGGCATGAAAATGTTCGCGGGAATAGCTGCGTTCGGTTTTGTGCAGATACAGATCGCCCGCTTTGAGCTGGGTATATACCGGATACTGATATTCATTGATGAGAAATTCTTCCGGTGTAATGTCCTTGATGCCCAACAATCCCATTACTTCCAGGATTCCAGCAGCCACCCGTCCTGAGCCGGTGATGGCAATTTTCAGGGGGGGCAGCTTTACTCCGTAATAACTTTCGGCGAGTTCCTGCAGGTCGCGGCAGCTATAAGCCCTGCGGAAATCAAACAGGCCAGTTTTTTTGCCATAGGCCATCAATCCGTTGTGGGCCCCCACCACCCCGGCAAAAAAGCCGAATCCCAGCATGCGTTGTCCGTCGTCATGCACCAGGCATTCGTAATCGATCAGCGTGATGTGCTTTTTCACGCAAGCCTGCATCAGCGGCTTGTTGTGAGGTTGTTTTTTCTTGGTATGGGAAAAAAAGAAATAGGTTTTTTCCGGAATAAGTTGCTCAGGGGGTACTTCCTTGATCCCCATCAGGATATGGCAATCGCTCAGATCTTCCTGCAGCGCGATGCCGGCCTGCTGATACTCTTCATCGCTGTAGCAGCGGATAGCTGATGGTTGCACCACGATCTGTATTGGTGGGAGGTGCTGCATGATCCATCGACATTGGGAGGGTGTGAGGGCTACCCGATGATCGGGTGGTTGCTTACCTTCGCGGATGAGTCCGATTTTCAGCATTCCGCAAAGATAAGCCGGACGTGGCAATCCGCGGTAGCAGGCCATGGTTAGAAACCGATTGCATTTCCACCATCTACCCGGAGAATTTCGCCGGTGATATACCGCGCAGCGGGGGAGGAGAGAAAGAAAGCCGCTTCAGCCACATCGTTTGGACAGCCCAGTTTACCCATAGGTGTACGAGCCAGCACTCTTTCCTTGCGTTCGGGATCATTATCCAGTGCACCGGACGACATATCGGTTTCAATGAATCCAGGTGCAATGCAATTCACGCGAATGCCATGCGGAGAGAGTTCAACGGCCATGGCACGGGTCATCCCCTCGATGCCAGCCTTGGCCGCCGTGTAGGCCATCACCTGCGGAATACCATACTGCGCTGCCATGGAACTGATATGCAAAATATGTCCCTGTTTGCGTGATACCATATGCCGGGCCACTTCGCGGCTTAATACAAAAGGAGCAATCAGATTGGTTTGGATTACTCGGATAAATTCGGCGTTTTCGATATCCAGCATGGGTTTTTTCAGAT from Thermoflavifilum aggregans encodes the following:
- a CDS encoding SDR family NAD(P)-dependent oxidoreductase, giving the protein MRSEQAVAMITGGASGLGLAMARRFVAGGYVTIIIGRNSQRLEQARKELGSQVFTYAFDLTRFDEIPELVKSVLVDHGQIDVLINNAGIHLKKPMLDIENAEFIRVIQTNLIAPFVLSREVARHMVSRKQGHILHISSMAAQYGIPQVMAYTAAKAGIEGMTRAMAVELSPHGIRVNCIAPGFIETDMSSGALDNDPERKERVLARTPMGKLGCPNDVAEAAFFLSSPAARYITGEILRVDGGNAIGF
- the murB gene encoding UDP-N-acetylmuramate dehydrogenase, yielding MPLEEHYSLKKHNTFGVEACARYFAPIRQMEELEELLIADLWKSMPTLVLGEGSNILFTRDVDGLVLKNEIKGIAVIRETADEVWLKVGGGENWHRFVMFCVGNQYAGVENLALIPGSVGASPVQNIGAYGVEVKEVIEKVVAWHLETHELLHFSNADCAFGYRDSVFKHAYQGRLMIVWVVFRLSKHPVFHTEYAALREELERMGVKTLSLKAISEAVIRIRTRKLPDPAKIGNAGSFFKNPQIPLAQYQALKQQFPDLPSFPVHADSVKIPAAWLIEQCGWKGYREGDAGVHSQQALVLVNYGKATGKQILDLSERIRQSVHERFGVWLEREVNVW
- a CDS encoding NAD(P)-dependent oxidoreductase, coding for MACYRGLPRPAYLCGMLKIGLIREGKQPPDHRVALTPSQCRWIMQHLPPIQIVVQPSAIRCYSDEEYQQAGIALQEDLSDCHILMGIKEVPPEQLIPEKTYFFFSHTKKKQPHNKPLMQACVKKHITLIDYECLVHDDGQRMLGFGFFAGVVGAHNGLMAYGKKTGLFDFRRAYSCRDLQELAESYYGVKLPPLKIAITGSGRVAAGILEVMGLLGIKDITPEEFLINEYQYPVYTQLKAGDLYLHKTERSYSREHFHAHPKEYECKFLPFTTAADILMNGIYWEQSMAPLFTWDDLCNPHFRIRVIADITNDKEGSVPCNLGDSTIEDPVYGVDRCTRQKLPPYLPHTVDMMCVGNLPDELPRDASRYFGEQLIKYVIPELLQEQSVILEKATILLNGKLTPRYSYLEDYAYCS
- a CDS encoding pyridoxal phosphate-dependent aminotransferase, yielding MQLASRLNRIAESQTIRMAKLGRELKAQGIDVIDLSIGEPDFDTPAHIKEAAKKALDEGYTHYPPVPGYPELRKAIAEKLKTENNWEVAPEQIVVSNGAKQAIANIMLSLLDPGDEVIIPTPYWVSYADITKLAEGTPVFVRCGYEQQYKLKPEQLEQAITPRTKAIIYSSPSNPTGALYSKEELAALADVLRRHPHVFIISDEIYEYINYVGQHQSITQFQNLIPRTIVINGFSKGFAMTGWRLGYSVSPLPIAKACDTIQGQFTSGANAFAQRGALYALQSSREACTQMVQAFRERRDFMVKALQQIPGLRFHVPEGAFYLFPEVKAYFGKTDGKHHIGNADDLAMYLLHKAHVSTVTGTAFGEPDCIRLSYANSLEKLSIAMERIREALQQLH
- a CDS encoding alpha-N-arabinofuranosidase, with amino-acid sequence MNKCFSSLSFLLLAFSLHIQAQPQATVLVNDAQAHQTISRYIYGMFSEHLGRDIYDGIWVGKNSSIPNKDGIRLDVVEALKRIHVPVMRWPGGCFADEYHWKDGVGDPAQRPKTINTNWGGVTETNAFGTHEFLEFCRLVGCDPYIAGNVGSGTVQEMSEWVEYLNSNQESSITEWRKRNGQDSAWKVPFWGVGNESWGCGGNMTPEYYADLYRRYASFCKNYPGAPLKKIASGPNGHDLHWMEVLLQDIPHWMMWGISLHYYTVPTGNWSHKGSATDFGEDQYFSTLKRGLYMDQILNDQEALMNRYDPQKRLALVVDEWGVWTDVEPGTNPAFLYQQNSLRDALLAAATLNIFNQHCDRVRMANLAQTVNVLQSVILTHGPQMVLTPTYWVFDLYQVHQDARLVPLQLQTPSYVFGDDSLPAINASASVDSTGAMHISLVNIDPHHAIPVKMEFSGSDGWKFAGGQLLTSARVNDCNTFERPDLIRPTSFSDVRQSGNVWTVQMPAKSVVVLTLKK
- a CDS encoding YfhO family protein, whose translation is MQHTTGKPSGHLWRKVYPHLIAIVIFIILGFAYCSPVLQGEVLQQSDMVQVEGMSKEAKDYYAQTGQHPLWTNSMFCGMPSYLIFTGPTANLLQYGNLVFTLNLPSPVNMLFLAMLGMYVLLTVLGFDYIICLIGAVAFGFSSYNVIIIGAGHITKMMSMAYMPLVLAGMWLLYRGKWIIGGVVTALMAAMMVYNNHLQIMYYAAILGACMVVGFLIIRLRQHQFRQFLIATLILILAAILALLPAADNLLITREYARYSIRDSQSELTLAKKNEEVGKGGLNIDYAFQWSLGKLETFSILIPNVYGGPVTPTQVEDSHVYQTLNQQGIAGQQAGNVAAQILQYAYWGPQPFTSPVYFGAIICFLFLLGCFLIKSPHKWWLIAATAIGIILSWGKHLAFINDFLFYHLPLYNKFRSPSMAMVIPQLTFVWMAAWTLQELIHSKWKKADLLRVWKYTAIIMGVLLLIVGSGMLVNYNSPNDDQLMQAIGNSQLGQTIVNALRDDRASLLHHDALRSFIWIAIIAVLIWLWIQHKIKPHLFFIIAGLSILIDLWAVDKRYLNDQNFTDELSLQQIFQPSPAIQHIQQDPDPYFRVLNLSVGLNNIFNDALTSYFVKSIGGYSPAKLWRYQDLIDYQLMPAITRLYSILQTATQSDSTILNAFSQSPVLNMLNTRYFILNPQATPVKNSHALGNAWFISQVQWAANADSEMLSLNNFDPATTVIIDRRYQHQLPAAQFETDSSAHIRLTSYGLNELHYASQNNHNGFAVFSDIYYPAGWKAYVDGKEMPIVRVNYLLRGLYIPAGTHEIVFRFHPNTYFLGQRISFWASLFLILIVVAAVVWEWKKSSRNARQS